Genomic DNA from Halomonas sp. BDJS001:
TGGTCGTTGTTGGGGGATGCGATCTCCCACGCAGTGCTGCCAGGGGTGGCGATTGCCTACCTGTTAGGCTGGCCCTTTTTTGTAGGCGCGTTTATAACCGGCGCCTTAACCTCGGTGGGCATTGGTGCTATTGAGCGCCACACGCGGATTAAGTCCGACGCGGCCATGGGATTGATGTTCACGAGCGCCTTCGCGCTGGGCATAGTGATTATTAGCAAAATTGCCTCTAGTACTCACCTGATGCATATTCTGTTTGGCAACGTACTGGGCGTTAAGCAGTCGGCGCTGTTGCTGACATTGGTCGCCAGTGTGATTGCCCTGTTAGTCGTGTGGCTCGCCTATCGGCCGCTGCTTCTTTATGCCTTTGACCCCCTGCAGGCCCAAGCGCTGGGCTTTAATACCAGCGTCATTCACTACGGCTTGATCCTGCTACTCACCCTTACTATCGTGGCGAGTTTGGAAACAGTGGGGATTATTCTGGTGGTGGCGATGCTGATCACTCCCGGTGCGACAGCACACCTGCTGACCGACCGTTTTAAAACCATGATGCTGATTTCCGTGGGGGTTGGGGTTAGCTCGGCGGTCATTGGGCTGTGGCTTTCGGTAGCGCT
This window encodes:
- a CDS encoding metal ABC transporter permease, with amino-acid sequence MTALSLFGDTLVSGLIAALMLIVNLLPDGISDAFQYAFMQRALLTSVLVGAICGILSCYVVLKRWSLLGDAISHAVLPGVAIAYLLGWPFFVGAFITGALTSVGIGAIERHTRIKSDAAMGLMFTSAFALGIVIISKIASSTHLMHILFGNVLGVKQSALLLTLVASVIALLVVWLAYRPLLLYAFDPLQAQALGFNTSVIHYGLILLLTLTIVASLETVGIILVVAMLITPGATAHLLTDRFKTMMLISVGVGVSSAVIGLWLSVALDVASGGTIVLVATSWFFVALLFSPKHGLILRQWRRWRMG